The region ttttatttgttttttcctatatatattttgagAAATGGGTGATAACGAAGGCTCAAATCCTCCATCCAAGCGATATAACACCAGGCCCAAAACAAAGAGCAGTTTTGTGGCCCTTGAGGATAAATATTCAGCATACATTGTTGACACGAGCCCCAAGGTTGGTAAAAGATCTAGAAATTCAATCAGTGCAGACTATGCTGAGTACCAAAGGTATGTACATCCACAAATGCTCCCAAGGACTGTACAACATAACCAAATTAGCCAGGAATATGGCTATAGAAACATACAGGGATATCAAATGGCAGGTGAACCGATGAACACGATGGCTTTCAGAGGAAGAATGATTAACACGGGGTATAACAACATGTATCAACCGAGTCATGGGTCAACAATGGCCCCGAACatgaatataatgtataaGAATCACCAGTATGGTATGCACATGAACTATCAAGGGGCTCAGATGGCAAGCGCTATGGTACCGCAGCCTCAGAACGTAAGAGTGGTGAACCAGATGGTTTATCCGCGGGACGCATCTCCATATGGCATCCCAAATGAGCACTTTAACGCAAATGTGAATATGCCAATGAGAATGAATCAAGGTTATAACGTTCCACACCATTCATTCGTGCCACACGCAGCTCAACAAGGTTATGTTGGCACCAACTATAACCCTAACCTGCAGTTTCCTAGGCCAACGCAGCCGGACCACGCCACTAATGCTATGGACACGAGTAACGTGGCACAAGGATTCGGTGTTCAGAACGTACTGTACCATCAAAGAGCAACGCCACTAAAAAGGGACGTGGAAAACAAGGTTGAATTTTCGCCTAAACCCGAACAAGAAAAACACATTCAAAGGGCACCCGAAGCGgatgaaattaaaagttattttaaagcaGTAGATGTCATTCTCAAGGATTTGTCAGATGATTCAAAGTTAGAAAGGTATGAAGGTAGCTCATTCGGATGTGTGTCAATAGTGGACGAGTTCAAACTCACAGACCCGTATAGAATGGTAAACATAGAGTACGCTATCACCCAAGAGCTGTATTCGGAGATCACACAGTACTTGGACTCCATTAGCAAGTCGTATGTTCAGTTGCCGCTCAACGTGCCTCAAAATAGAAGAAACGGAAATAGAGCCGGAAATCGCGCACAAAATCAGAAAATTTTAACGGCAGATGACGGCAATGGAGAATTGGACGACAATACGAGTTCCGAGCCCACAGCCGACAAGGTGAACGAAATCGATCTTGAATTcacaaacaataatataaagtTGAAGCACGAAAGGAAGATATGCCCTATAACGATAGACTCGTACAAGCAGCTTTCGCTGAACGAGGCGAGAAGTTTGATGAGTTTGCTTAAGGACTCGAACGCAGTGAAGGCAAACCCCGTCGCCAAAAACAGAGTGAAGATTATAATCAACAGCCACGACGACACAAACTATAACTACTGGGTTTACTTCCCCGAGGACTCGAATAATGAGTATGTTCTTAAGCACCAGTTTGGCTCCTTTGTGGCCAACGATTTCTTGAACAAAAGGGTGCCGCTTTACACTAACGTGGATTTTGGGAAGACTGACCCCTCGTTCCTGTTTGGCGGCAGCGCCAATAGAAAAGTAACCAAGCTTTCACATGTGTACGGGCAAGTTTCGAGATCATACGACCTTTTTCTCGCAAACTTAAACGGTAATATTAGCTTGGGGCTttcaaaaattatatcTGAGTCTGAGAAAGATATAGGAAAGGCAATACACACTCTATCGATTGGATGTAACATACTTTATATACCAACTctgtttaaaacaatacacttaaatttttaaatctactGTGATATGTGATAAATTATTagaatgtgtatgttaatttaatcgATTTGTTTTACCAATGTTTAGATCTAATATATAGATCGTTATAATAGTGatcataaataattgtaattattttttatcaacatTGTACAAATATGATAGATAATACGATAATAAACTCGTTTATATCTTATATCACAGATTCAGTCTCTAAATGTAGTCATTGCGTACAATATGTCGTTAAGGAATTCGATTTAAGTTACATGAAccttaatatattattttctgGTAATTACGTAGGATACTGCAATTCGATGTACGATGTATTCAACGAACTTTATGATTTTTCGTCCATTGCTTattctaaaattttaaaaagatataAACGGTGGGTTGCTGTGGAAGTGGTTGACATGGATAAGTGTATGAAGCTGATGAGTTATCCAAACTGGGAACTGTACTTCTATAATGTCACGTACGTTCTGACCGTAGAATCAATCAAGTTCTCGAGGATTTCACTCTGTGtaatacaatttttatcaCTCATATATGTACCATATTGCTGTCACGTTTTCATCACAACTCCGAAATCTGACCCGTACTATAATAACTACACTGTAAAGGATTGgatttttacatatttagttttttctTTTAGACGTTACGGCAGTATCATAGAGTCATATTATATGATGATCGTCTTGACATCATACTTTATAGATAATATTAACAGGGGTAAGCTGGTTTCAGGCATGACAAAGGTTGAATTAATTGGCTATATTGATTATTCTTGTTGGTTAATTAAGTTATCAAAtgacaaaattaaaaaattcagGGATGTCAtaggaagaaaaaatattttaagatGTAAAGAGAGTATGACAAGAAAGCTGTCATCGTTGTCGTTAAAATCATTGATCACACTTGACAAATTAACCATGAAAATTTACTTAGATACAATTATAATGAAACAAGCCAggtttttaattttgctAAGGGAGTTAAGCAAAAAAATGCTATACGATGCAGTTGACGAGTGTAAGTCCAAAGGCATACATTACATCAAACTGGACGATGAAAGAATAGGAATAGATAGTTTAAATGTGGATAAtctataaatatgtaaaatgtaaatatatatatagtataaaaatatggataattaataattaatataaactgcAATGagcatatacacacactatCGATTGGATGTAACATACTTTATATACCAACTctgtttaaaacaatacacttaaatttttaaatctactGTGATATGTGATATATTATTagaatgtgtatgttaaTTCAATCGATTTGTTTTACCAATGTTTAGATCTAATATATAGATCGTTATAATAGTGatcataaataattgtaattattttttatcaacattgtacaaatatgataaattgtACGATATTAAACTCGTATATATCTGAAGTCACAGATTCAGTATCGGAATGTTATCAAGATGTTAATCGATGCATTAGTGACATATTATCTGGTAAATGTATACCATCTGACAGTAATATAGAATTTaagataaaatgtattGAATTTACTGATTGTTTACTCAACAATGTTTCAAGGTTTTCATCCCGTGTACGTTCTAATGTTAAagcaaaatataaaaaatacatatctGTAATGGTTGATTCTAGTACGTGTGTTCAATTAATGAATTCGGCTAAATGGgatgtttatttttcaaattttgtatttttgcTAACTAAAGAATCAATTAGATTCTCAGTTGTTTCGGTATGGATGATACAAATGTTATCCTTTATAATTCGGGGTAACAAATATTCAATTCAGTACAACTACGATAAATTTGATTACGAGACTTCTAATGATTGTTTTCTTCGTATCAAAAACCTTATTAGCGATATTGATAACTTATTTTGGTTAAGATCATTTGAGTGTAATTCTCACATGTACTTAAACATGTTCACTAACCAAATGGTATATAAtcgtttttatataaacacaaatcCTTCATCattaataagtaaaatactTGAAAATGAGCACTATTGTGAAATGTTTAATAGTATAAatgattattttattaatactaGAAATGAcctttattcatttttttctaaTAGGTGTTCTGGCTTGTTTTTTTATGATGATCTAGATGATAACAAAAAACACCAACCAATCAATTTAAGAAGTCATTATATTGTAAGTATCAATAGTGTTATTAAACATGAAATTATTTCTAGAATcgttaaatataatgataaaattgtGGATGcaactaataataatttgttaatagATTCTGAATATGCAAaaaaattacttttatatGATCCAATTcataatatcaatattaaaaagactaatatttatatatgatattatgttattaataaaaatggattgTTCAAATATATCATTAGACTGACTTTATTATTGGGTACGTTATTATcataatgtatataatttaaagaatATACTTGAATAATATATCTCAAATATCCCCAAATTGcaataatacacatattgAATGAAGAAggttaattaataattaatataaactgcAATGagcatatacacacactttcGATTGGATGTATGATTATGTATGTCCATactgtttaaaacaattaacataatatgCTAAAATACATACTACATTCttttatattgtatttatctatAGATTTAGTGatatacaataattatatactaATCTTTTACTGTTTCTATAAGTCAATTTTCACATAAATTATCTGAATTCTAACATCACGtcttaaattatatttatgctAATTGGTAACAACAAactatacaaataattgataggccttttttattcttaatATGTATGAATAGGGGTGATttatataagtaaatacTTAATTGAGTCAACATAGAACAATAATGTTATGAATTTTACCGTGTATAAGTCTTGATAAAGGACATTTGTTGACTATAATAGCAATATATCCTTTTTGATGTACATCTAAACCATCACATTCTGTATACACCACATCTAATATTCTTGTCACACAAACTAGCATTCCCctatatatatttagttttttgCCCCAATCTTTCACAAAGGTTCATTATATTGTGATATATATCTCTGGATTTTAcctgttaatttattgttatattcCATGTATACCTATGTTTCACATCttcaatttgtttaatgttCCCTCGCTATCTCACCTTCTTGTACTCTACACTATGTTGATTTTTGATATATCAACAATGATATATTCTTACTTTTCCTGATTTCTTGATATGGTTATATTTACGACACTTGTTGATACACCCTAATTTGTATCCTTTCTCTTCATTTCGGCTGATAGGATACTTGATTTTTGGCCTATTATTGGTCTcttttttgataaaattgatgATAATTTACCCTCTTTTGCTTCATTATGGCTctcctttcttcttcttttaaaacttaatgtactataattttaatttatgttaaataattgCAGTTTTCTTACAAGGCTGTGTTCTCCCTTCCGTTTTGTGTTACTTAatgtcatttttattatctaCAGGTTATAATTTGCGCAGGGCTCAAAATggtttttacacacttgtatTTTTGTCTAATTACTGGTTCAATTTACAACTGGATAATGATCTGTACACCAACGGATAGTTTAATACTTATCTTTAGTTACTTCTTTACCTACTTACTATCAATTACCCAAATAGCTATCTAATATTAACTATAGTAACATTTAGTTAACTTCAGTTAGCTATTTATATAGAGTACATTACCTAGATATCTATTTAACTTCAGCTACCTAATTATCTACAATACATCACCTGGACCTTTATTTAACGTAAATTGTTTATGCGGTTAGTTTGTcttaatcattttaaaataaatatgtattttattcataaatttattgattttttttCAGTTGTCCTATTGGTGTGTTTCTCTTCGCACATTAAGAACCAGTGGATTAACACTGCACATTTCTTTGGTGGTGTCCAGTTTTTTAATGCTCCCATCAACGCGTCATGGCATCCTATTTAATTAGGATTTGGACGATGGCATTGCTGATTTCGAGTTGATTTTGCCTTGCCCCAGTCTGCACACCGGACATTCTATctcaaatataaaattagaaTGTCTTTTTGAACAAACTTTTAGAATGGCTCAAATTTCGATTCATTCTAGGGAACGTTTGGGAAACCTTTTTATGCTGGTTGCTACGAGTGTTGGATCTCTTTCTGTTGACGCATTTTCTGTTTATcagcttatttatttaaccGAAAATGCACATAAGCAGTGGCAGCATTGTTACCTTTATGCGGGGTTCATATGTGTGGGCATGGCATCTATTGTGTTGTATAACTCTTATAAATGCTATAAGCACTACTCCTGTGCACCAGAAGACTCAAACATTTTTACCAACCTCGGCATTGTAGGAGTTGCAACCCTTATTCTCTTGTGCTTTTATTTGGGTTTCAAAATATTCCCGAATGAACGCCTAAAATTGGAATCTGAGCCATTTCTTTCTGGAGACTTAAACAAGCTCATCGAGCAGAAGCTGTTTATCATACAAATGATGCTGATCATGGCTACTATTCTCGGGTGGGCAATGGTCAGAGCGGAAGTTTTCACGGGTGTAAAAGAGACAGGGAAGGTTCACGTGCTGCTGTTCCTAACGTATTTCATTGACACCTTGCCCCTGGCCGTGCAGTACCACCCTGACTACGATATCCAAGATGGCTTTTTTGTCCTGGCTCTGTTGAACGCGGCATGTGTCATACTCACGGTCCTCCTCCTCACAACCGGTCATAACAGTTCCACAGTGTTTCCACGAATTCAGAGTGTGCCTCCATCAAGGTACAATACTTACTCAATGATAAGTGTTATAGGAGAATTGGGAGGAACCAGTGGAGAAGGGGGGGCAGTGTATCTTCTGGCCCAAGTAGCGCTCGTTCAAGGACGGACGAAAGAACGCCTCTTCTACCCAGGATACCCTCTGTATAGTCATCAGCGGATGATTACCAGGATGTCGTGCACAGGGGCCAGACAAAGGTATTCGAAACGGTGCCCGAGTTTGTATGAGACGAAATATCGGTTAACGATACTTGAAGTTTAAGAGCTAGTCAATTAACAAGAGCATTCCATTCCGATGTTGAACCGATTAATAGGAAAGCAGCTGGTGTGTTcgtattttaatgtttcattgtaaataacaaatcaCAATGACGTTTATGACTGGAATTGGCCCCGTCATTGAGTGACACTATGGAATGATTTGTGCAACAAACTGCCCAGAAGCACATGTGCCGCGTATAATTGAACAAATTTGGGCATCGTTTAGAGTTGCaatgttatatatgtgtatgtatgttgCGAATCATCTTGATcatatgtacataaatttgGGCCGGTACATGTTGTAATATACGTGGAtgcatatttattattgttataattgatattataagcaaacattattaaaattgttatttataagtaaaatgtttataaaattgtggaatcttcggtaaatttttattatactaatatttaGCGTATTCTATATTTTGTGAGGTGTGTAAACTGAATATATTCATGTATTTCATACAAAACcttaattataaaaacatagtcttaaaataaataccgATTATTGGTGtattttcataaatattaCACGAGattaaagttaaatattatcaAGAATGTGATTTTGTGGTATGTTAGGCACGTTATCCAATTTATTGGTTGAGCCAGTGCTCAAATAGATTTTGTGCCTTTTAAATACACGGGGCTCGTATATTAAGTTTGATCTCTTTCCTCCTGTGACAGACTTGCcgagttttttaaatttgcgTATTGATTTGTCATCCTCCTTGACAACCTTATATAGCTTCGCGGTCTCTCTGTTCTTTTCAGAATTTATATCTCGGTCCTTCCACTTGCTTCGCATAACACGAATAGGGCGATTTCCTACAAATTTGTTGTTCATTTCCTTCAGTGCTCTAAGCATATCGTCAGGGTTTAAGAGGGATACAAACCCGTATCCTTTCGTCTTTCCAGAGTTATTATCTCTAACTACCCGGGCTCTTTGAAATGAAGGGTATCTTTTAAAGGCGTTAGCTAATATTTCATCTGTTACTTCATTTCCTAGGTCTCCACAAAATATGCGATAGTCATTTTTTGGCCAATCTTCGAGGGTAGGGTCATTCCAAATaactccagcagctttTCTCAAATGTACATTGGTAGAGCATTTTTTACCAGCGGCCATTCTCCCTCCTATAGTAGCCGCTTGCTCATCTGTCACGTTAATCATATGATTGTTGAGGGGCTTCAAAGAGGAGTAACCATGAATCATGTTCGACATAATgacaatttaaatatatatatatagtatatataattgatataataaataatgattataaagttataatattagtaaCTATAATATTACAATGGGGAAAGATagtaatatacaaatataaataaaaaacaaaaacggGTCAAAACaggataaaataatgtataaaCACAATTGTTATAATagtgtataatataaaaattgaaaatgaggtattaaataacattaatattattataataaagaGGGGCTATAGttgatatatattaatttaaacgaTTCAAGTATTATAAAGATTGTTATTAATCAAtgatattatgttattaataGAAATGGACTGTTCAAATATATCATTAGACTGACTTTATTATTGGGTACGTTATTATcataatgtatataatttaaagaatATACTTGAATAATATATCTCAAATATCCCTAAATTGcaataaaacacatattGAATGAAGAAggttaattaataattaatataaactgcAATGagcatatacacacactttcGATTGGATTTATAATTGTGTATGTCAATactgtttaaaacaatacacttaaatttttaaatctactGTGATATGtgatatattattataatgtgtattttaatttaatcgATTTGTTTAGCCttacattatttaatttacacttcttaattataatatatatctTTTTTCATacttgatttattttattattttctattttttatttttaatttgtaatttgATTTACATATTATCTCTTCTTATATACCTGATGGAGGATATATTCGATGATTCTTTTGATATCATTTCTGAATCGATAAGGGTTTGTTATTTCATATATAACATTGTTTTAGGAAAggatatttaatattcaaTCAAATTCTAAACTAAAAATGGTAAGTTTTGATATCCTATATGATTCAGGCTCTAAAAACGCTGGAAAAATTCATGTTAGGTAATGATAACGATTCACAAAATAGTGAAATTAATAAGTGGGATTCCAGTGAAAATCACTTTATAATCGATGATTTTAATAGTGAATTAAATGTTTCGGGGAATAAAGATGAAAATTGGTCCGGGTCTTCtagtttttataaaaccAACGATAACTCAACTTTAGAGTTTAGGAAGGCacttaaaaatttaatagtTTTATATGATAATGTCAAACAATACTCAGATGTTTCGAAAATATTAAGGCCGCCTCCGGTTCCAGTAACCGAATTGTTTAGGAAGCACAACCCCGAAGCCTCGAACATTTTTGACTTTCATAACACTAATTATGAAAAtcaagtaaatttaaatgaatcGAAATCATTCTCGAACGATATGGATAAGATGGTAAGGGAGGCCATACACACTTGCCTCATTCAACCCAACCATCTTAAAGAAGCTTTTAACGATACAAGTTTAGCTGATGattgtacattaaattcATTGAAAATTTCGGATTCTGGCGTGGATTCGAATTATGAAATGCTAAGAGTTTTATTTGGCTGGTATTTTTCGGGTTACTATACAGCCAGGATGGAACTTCTGACTCAATCTGATTAATAATagcatatatttttgtatttcagtaatttttatgcgtttaattaaaaattttttaaaatataagtttGAACTTTGGTGAGCTAGTTTTGTTGTAACATGAGTAAAAAGTCACTTAACTCGTTGTCAAAGATTGACATCTCAGACTCGATTTCTGATTTTATAGATTTATCGCAAATATATAGCCTTCCTTCTGTCAAGTTTTGTCCGAGAAAGGATGAAGTTTTGTCAAATGTGTCCTCAGAATCAGATAAAAAGTCGGTCGTATCAAACTGCTCAGACTCCATAAGTTCAATGACATCATCTGACTCGGATGACTCCATAGTGTCGCTTAATATGGAGGATAGTAGGAAGGAGGGCCCGGAGGCTGTGACGGAGCTTCAGGACTCGTATTTGGCAGTTTCCTCAGGTATCTTGTGCACATTCACATTACCTTTAGATGCGGTGATAAGCTTTGATAAGCATCTCGATTACATGAGTGGTCTGACCAGGCACCtgaaaattatttacaaacaCCTATGCGTTCAAAGCAGTTTCAACGTGGAGTCGATATTGAAGTGCTCATTCGAAGTCTTTGGAAAGCTGCACAGCACAGCCTGCGTATTGTCGTCATTCGATTATGCGTCGAAAGGGCCCGAGAAGAACAGTCGCGAGTTTCTGAGCAGGTTGCTTGACACGTTCAAGGAGTCGTACAGTGATCTGGTGCTTTTCAACACACACGTGTGTAAGCTGCTGTCCTCGGAAATAACATCGAGCATCGCCACAATGCTCCTGGAGTTGATTCCATACCTCATGGACACGCTATGTTGCACACTGTTTCCTCTGCTGAGGCACCTTGACCAGAATGAAACGAAGGATGACCTATCAACGCTCTTTGAGAAGATTTTGGGATATTACGTGGTTTTCTGTTATAGTTTCCTGGATCATACGGAGGAAttgttgaataaaatggcCTTGCTGACGCTATATAGATTAACGATAACGTTCGTCCCACTGGATTTGATACATACCAATAAAGACGAGGGAAAGGATGAAAAGGAGATGGTCGGAAAGGATGATAGATTAGAACTGGTGAATCATCTGAAGGAGGAATATCTGAGGGATGAATTTAAGCCGTCAAGCGTCGTTATGTTTGAATTGAGATCGAAAGCGTATGTCAGTGAGATGAGTAAACATGAGGTTGACTTGGTTAAGAGGTCGGTCAGTGTTTTAGAGAGTTGTTTGAGGACAGGCATTAGTAGACGGCAGTATCCGACGACACACATCGATAACGTTGGCTGTTTTGAAATGCTAACATCATCGTCAGTCACGAGTCTCGTGAAAAGTTTGAACTTCTGGCTTCTGCAAAGACTAGAGTGCAGCAGCGTGTGTATTAGGAGAGTGGCGCTGATGATTATGAGGCACGCACTGTGCACGATCCACTTCGTAGAGCGGGACAGGCAGTTTGTGCTATCGTACGTGTACAACTGTCTGTCGGAAGAGGACACGCTGGATGAGTCGCTCTCGCTAATAAGCTGTTTGTCGAAGCTCTATCCCATGAAGGACGGAGCAGTCAAGAAGATCGCAAGCCTGACGCTAAAAGGCTCAAACAGAGGAGTGAGGCTGAGGGTTCTGGAATGTCTGTCGAGCTGCAAATTCACAAAGAAGGGCGTCTCGTTCGCGGTGTCGGTCTTAAAGTCGCTGGCGAAGACCTCGACCGCAGGGCAGGGGTACGTGAACCACCAAGGCGAGGCGGCGGGCGCTGGAGACACTGGGAAGGCCCAGGAGTGCGCGTTCGGAGCGAGTGAGTGGCCAGCCATCGTTGACACACTCGTGTCAATTGCACGGTCGAACTCGAACGGCGGGGAAAAGACCCAGACGGTTCCGCAAGAATTCGCGCGCCACGTTAAGAGGAGAAAGCTGGGTCCCGTCTCAGCCTCAGGCTGGATATCGCTGTTGTGGAGCTACCTCACTTCGACGGAAGATGAAAGGGCGCAGCTGTTTAAAAGTTTGTGGTTCACGGAGGCCATGATTCGCTTCCCGCGAATCGTTAAATCAGTGTTGGAGCTCGACAGTAGGTTTTTTCGCTCACACGTGGCAGTTTACGACAagttcctcctcctcggaGGAGAGTGCGGCGAGGAGAGCCTCGCCTTCCTGAAGGACAAGAGCAACTGGAAGGCGCTCCATGACCTGCGCGTCCCCTACTCGCTGGACCACTTTGAGAGGGCCAACACCGCCTTCAACGACAGCTACACGGTAACGGGTGCTGGTGCTAAAAATTCCATGAAAAGAAAATTGGATGAAACTAAGAGAAGCGCGGACGATTCACATTCAGGTGTCTGCAGTTGCGTGGATTGTAGAATCGACCACGTGATAAAGGAGTACCACAAGGTTCTCGTCGCGCTCAACGTCAGCACGGGCGTCCCTGCCAAGCAGGACAACCCGTTGGACTCACTAGACTTTCAATTCGACTCTCTCCACGATGTGTTCGGTTCTGCAGTCTGCAACAAGTACGAGGCGCCCCAAGAGGACGAACAGGCTTTTGAAATACTGGGGCGGGTGCCTAAGGCAGCGACTGCTGAGTCGTGGAACGCTTGCCCTCCCGCTGCAGGTGCTTCTTCGACCCCACAGGATTTCGAAGGGATTCGTTGCAACATTGAGGACCTGGATTGTTTTGAATACCCCGCCTCCATGGGAACTGAGGTGAGCCTCAATTTCAGCTGCAGATCTTCCAAATACCCCTCGGATCTGTCCGTCTTCTACAGGATGCCATTTATAGTTAACCCCAGACCCGATAGGCGGAACCCCAATAAGCACTGTAAAATTGCTGATACCAGCCCGATTTGTGCCCCAAGTGTGAGGCTGGACTCCGGTATGCGCTCCAAAGACCCCGGTAAATCCttcaattttgtaaaagCTCACTTGAGGGCCGATGAAAAAGTCAAAAATTTGTACCACGGCACTGTCAGACTTCGCCTCAGTTTTCATAATCCAATCGTTATCCCCGCCAGGATCCAGTTTTATTACATGGTTGACGGCGCCAGGGGACCTCTGGGGTCCGTCTGGATCCATCCCAGATGCAAGTATTAGTTAACATTCTACTCTCATTACCTTACTTGGCTacttatacatatacacatacatgtGTGTAGGTTTacgtatgtgtatatacacttGTTTATACTTTTAACCATACTATATACATCGGTCtccatatttaaatatatatacacatatatcgACCTCTACATAGTGAGTAAACTGATTTGAAGCATGTTTACGTGATGATGTTTTAGTGGCTCAACTTAAAGGCGAGTGTGTGTAGCATAAGCCTAATTTCAGAGCGCCCCTATTCTGTAGAACGAGGGGTCCAGCACATATATTTCCTCCCTCTTCTCAATGCTGTAGGCAGTTAACAGTATCGATATTGATATCTTCATCAGCAGCAACGACAGCCAAATCAGCAGAGATATCGTGAACGTCTTGATTGAGAGGTGGAACCCGAGTTTTGGCAAGCTGCACACGATCAGTGTCACGATCGGCGACGATATGAAGCCTAGGCGCCTAAAGCATCAAATTTCCATTTAATTAATCGACGAAGTTACGAACACACACGTAAACGAAAAAAAACGGTCACCGATATCCTTACCAATGGGCTCCACTTACCTCGAGGAAATGTGGGAGAACGAAAAGGACCCTTTGCATGGCACTTCGAACCTCGACAACGTCAGCCTCTCCACGTTGTACACTGCCCGCGACAGGAGCGTGTCAATCACCAGCGTGGAGTTGTACTTCTCGAACGTTTCAGACCTGATTTTGTTGAACTTGATCAGGTACCCgtgcttcagcaggtctATCAGCACCTCCAGCCCGTAGATTACCACGAGCCAACTTAGCACTGTTATGTACGACCTGAGGTGCCTACAAATCAATGAGCTGCAATCGTCAACGTTAAAGCACTTGTAActcttttcattttaagtGCTAGACGCTCTAGTTACCACTGCGTCTAACTGGCCATTAGCTCCAGTGGTTACAGCTGCGTACCTTTTGGACGTCGACATCTTCAAGATCACCAGGAGGCCGTCGCAGAACAGATAGCAGCGCTCCACTGCGTCCGAGGCAAATATCACGAACAGCGACACT is a window of Theileria orientalis strain Shintoku DNA, chromosome 2, complete genome DNA encoding:
- a CDS encoding RNA binding motif protein 42 → MSNMIHGYSSLKPLNNHMINVTDEQAATIGGRMAAGKKCSTNVHLRKAAGVIWNDPTLEDWPKNDYRIFCGDLGNEVTDEILANAFKRYPSFQRARVVRDNNSGKTKGYGFVSLLNPDDMLRALKEMNNKFVGNRPIRVMRSKWKDRDINSEKNRETAKLYKVVKEDDKSIRKFKKLGKSVTGGKRSNLIYEPRVFKRHKIYLSTGSTNKLDNVPNIPQNHILDNI